Genomic segment of Arachis hypogaea cultivar Tifrunner chromosome 11, arahy.Tifrunner.gnm2.J5K5, whole genome shotgun sequence:
CAGTTCCATTTGCGCTTCATGCTGGAGATGGAAACGACGCCGTCGCCCCGAGGTGTTTCTGTGGAGTTTATGCAATAATGTATATGTCGAAGACTGTTAGCAACCCTAACAGAATCTTCTTGGGTTGTCCATTCTATAAGGTAAGTTAAGGAATTTTGGATTTGGTTTGATGTGAGATGATTGCAGATGGTATCTGATTTTGGGAATTTTGACAGGGAAAGGAAGGTCATTGCAAATTTTTTGTTTGGGTCGATGAGCATCTTGCCAGAATAGGAAACAATTGTTGCATCTGTGACAGGAAACATGGTGAAGAtgtagaagaggaagaggaattaGATCATAGAATGACTGTTTTGGAAGAGAAGATTGTTActttagagaagaagaagaacccattaGCTTGGTGTATTACTGTGATTATATGTGCTGTATTTGTTGTTTTTTATGTATCTGTTGCTTGAGAGATGAAGTATTGACATCATGATAGAGAAAAGGATGTGCAGAGTTTTTTATTGTGTTTGAATCATGCTATTTTGACAAGTTATGCATCCTGTAATCTAAATGCAACTGTAGTTATAATATGAGTATGttcaaattatgttttgaataaGTACATACACAATGAAATGCAGAAGAATTACGCTTAAAAGTAGCATACATAATCCATGAAACTTGATGTTCAATAACATAAAGAGTTTCCTAAAGCTTTCCAAAATGATGTAGTCTCCTAAAGTACAGAGTTTGATGAAGATGAAGCTGAACATGATAAATCAAAAGTCAGCCTCACAAACATAACATCACACATCTTAAAACTCAGCCAAAATGCAAAAGCAAGTTTACTAAAAGCTAATACAAGGCATAGTAGAATGCCTAAAGTCACACAGTTTTTCACTTCTTTGGCACCATGGAAGGTGGATTAGGGATGAATTTGAACATGCCAGTTGTAGTCGTGCTTGCTGCTGCTAATGTCTCCTGGGTAGCTGCTGCATTCGGTCCTGGGATGACTTAAGGAGGATGTGGGCCAGGTGAATTTGGCTGACTTTGAGGTGGGAGTGGACTGGGGTTTAGTGGAACTGGTGGCCTGAATATCCTTTGCTTGGGCCTGATCTTTGATGGAGTTGCTTGAGCATTTTGGTGGGTTGTGGATGGAACTTGGAGTGGAGGCCTAAACTGTGTCCTTCTTGTTACTGAACCTGGCTTGACTTGGGGTGCTACTGATGTTGCTGAGTAGGTATACTGTGAACCTGACTAGATAGAGCATCCTGGCCAAACATTTAGACACAAACAGTCCTTAGCATACAGAAATCAGACACATGATATAGCTAAACACTAAGAAATAAGACACATAAATTCCTGACAATAAATTAATAAGACATATTAGTCCTTCAGCAGTTTACTTACACTATCAGTTGGAGCTGACTGTGACAGTGGGAGGACTGTCAATGCCTGAGATGTGGAACCTTTCTTAACCTTCTTTTTCTTAGGTTTCCAGTTGGGGTCAGATGGAGCCCCCTTGCAAGTTTTGTAGTTATGCCCCATTGCACCACACTTACTACAAGTAACTTTGAATGACCTCTTCAGCTTTTCACCTTGCTGCATCATTAGCTCAGCTGGATCCTTCTGTCTGTTGTGCACTTTAGGCCTGCCTATTGGTCTCTTTATGATGGGAGGATCCGGCCTTGAATACTTAGTCCTTGTCCAAAACTCCTAACTTGGGACAGGCTGAATACAATGAGCATACGTCTTGTGGATTGACTCCATGCATAACCATAGATGCACATAATCCTCCGGATGATCATGCCTCTTCCTTATTGCTGCAATGGCATGGATACATGGCATGCCTAACACATGATAACAGTAATTAAAGACAGAATATCACCAAACCTTACAACCAGAATAGAATCAACCATAAATAACTAACATCATGGACCACAAGTCATTCAGCCAGCAATTAAAGCATAATGGACATGCATTGATATAATGCCTAACAATAAATTAACACTAACCAATGAGCTGCCATTTGTTGCACGAGCAAGTCTGCCTAATGAGGTCCACGTCCACCTTTGTAGCTTTACGACTTACTTCGAACCTCTTACGTTCTTCGTCACCAGTCCAGTCTGCACGCCATTTATTGCTAGGCCTTATTAGACGCTCCATCCTCTTCTGCTGAACAGGTGTGAGCTTTCCAGTATAATTGCCAAGCAGATCTTTATGCTTAACCATCCTCCTCATCAGATAGCATCTAATTTCTTCACACATTGTGAGGATAGGCTTGCTTCTATAGTTGACAATATTTGCATTGAACACCTCACACATGTTATTTGTGAGGTCGTCTACCTTTGGTCCGTGTGAGAAATATGCCTTCACCCAAGTAGCTGGATCAAATTTAGATAGGTATTTCCATGCCCCCTGATTAATGCCTTTGAGCCTCTCCATCTGTTCTTTGAATTTGGGTATGGTAGTGCACTTTGCACATTCCCAAACTACCTCCCGAATATACAAATCCTTAAACCAGTTGTTAAAGTTTTTCCAAATGTGCATCACACAGTTTCGGTGATGGAAATTTGGCATAACTTCTTTCAATGCAGGCAGCAATCCCTAACACAATACACGAACAAATCTTCACTAATCAGAACCAGTAATGAGTAATAAGTTGCATTATTAATCATACCCTAATGAGTGCCTAACTCTCCAACTGAAGTAGAACTCAACATTACTAATCAGAGCCAATAATTTATAATCAGTTGCATTGTTAACCACACCTTATAAGTGAAAAAATCATGAAAGGAAGCAGAACTAAACATTATGAATTAGAAACCAGTAATCACTACTCAGTTGCATTATTAACCACACCCTATCAGTGAACAAATCATGAAAGGAAGCAGAACTAATCAGTGAATAAATCATAAAAGCAAgcagaagtaaacattattaatcaGAAACCAGTAATAACTAATTAGTTGCATTATTAACCAACTAAGTAAAGAGTTATGAATGTTACCTTTTGTTGGTCGGACATAAAATTCCACCCGTGAGTCTGCACATCACCCAAATCCTCCTGAAGAAGAGTCAGAAACCACTTCTAAGACTCTTTTGTTTCAGACCTTGCAACTCCATAAGCAACAACATAGAATTGATTATTCGCGTCTTGGGCCACTGCTGTTAGGAGTTGTCCACCATAGTATGTCTTCAGAAAACAACCATCAAGGTGGATCAAAGGCCTACATCCACTCTTGAAACCCTGCTTGCATGCCTCTAACCCTATATAAAGCTTATCAAACACAGGAAGGGATTGAGGAATATGTGTTACACAGAGTTCTGCCCTAGACCCAGGGTTGCTTCTCAGAATCTCAAACAAATAATCCCTAGCATTATTATACTGCTCCCTCTCATTGTCCATTATCTTTTCCCTTGCCTCTTTAGTTGTTCTATAGACCATTTTTGGATGTGCAGTGAGTGAGAATTCCTCTCTCAGAAAGTCAACGGCCTCATTTGTTCTCATGTGGGGCTGTGTACTCATTCTCTTTTCCACCTTCTTACTAATCCAATGTTGATCAGCTGCGTTACTACCCAGGTCCCGAGCACACGTGTGCTCGTTTTTGTAAGTCTTCACCTGATAGCATTGCAATGACTTGTTGTATGACAAATGAACTAACCACGGGCACTCATCATCCATGCATCCCACCCTAACTCTCTCCTTGTCATTCTTAAACCACCTAAGCTCTCTACCTTCTGCAATAAATGAGTCTTTCACAACTTCCTTAAATCTGTCTATGGTTGCAAACCTAGTCCCTAATTCAAATCGTCCCTCTCCAAAAGCATATTCATCATCAAACTCAGGAAATATTTGCTTGCTGGATTCATCATCTGATGATATAGGAGTGTATAAATCCTTAGAATAGTAGTCATATAtgggatcatcatcatcatcttggaaCCCACTCACATAAAACCTCACAGTTGGATCTATGTTGGGCTGTGCATCTCTGTTGGGCTCTTCGTTAGGGCCTGGCCCAACATCACTTCTGGGCTATTGCTCATTGGGCCCAGTCCTGGCCTGCTTCTCATTGGGCCAAGTCCTACCCTGCTGCCTTCTCTTCACCTCAGATGCACCCATTCCACTGTTTTGTCCCTTCTTTACCCAACTTCTCTTGTTCCTTTTCACACCTGTCTTCTTTGCAGCTGGCTTCTTTCCAGATGCCTTACTTGGAGACACAAATTTTTCCTTTCTCTTACTAATCCTCTTACCTCCTCTGTTAGTAGCACTATCATCACTATCACTTTCAAATCCGGGTGGTGGAGGTTTGTAGGGCTCATCCTCCATACTCTCATACCCATCATCCGAAGATGAACTCTGAACCTCTTCTAACACAGGACTCTTACCTTTATTTTCACCATCCTCCACAATCTTAGGCTCATCAACAGGGTGGTCAAAGTACAGGTAAAACTCATTCGTCTTTGCATTCTTCATTTTGTTCTCACGCATGGCATTAATACCTGCATCCCCGTCAAAATATGCAGTCCCGACTCAACATCAGCACTCATTAGATCATACCAATAAACTGCATTGTACGATTGGTACCCCAAGCCTTTGAATAGTGTGATCAAGTCCCCAAAATTTGCAAAATCTAGTCCATTTCGGGAAACTTCTCTACCTTCCCATTTTGATAAACAATAGTTCCATTACTCGTTCTAACAAAACTACCTCCATGGTGGAAAACTGGCACTACAAACACATCAAccatcttcaaaaataaaaatacaaaaatcaatGTTCAAATAAGCGTACACTCAAACAGCAATGTCCGTAAACAAAATACGAAAACAGAAATCAACCAAGAATTTCTTTTTGCCCTAACATTCAATCACTCTCACGGAAACCACGCACATACTTTTTTAACCACTACTATCACCATGCACAGACAATCCTTTCACAAAAACAGTTTATACTTCCATAACCATTGAACCTGAAAATCGACTCACTAAGCAGCGCAATGGATTCTTACCTCCGGTGACGAATACGGCAAATCAGACAACACTGAATGGTTCTCCCTCCTCGACAATGAATGCGCACTGGAAACTTCTCAGTCTGGGTAGTGATTTTGGAGGGAGAAACAGAGTCTTGCGTTTGATCGTTGGTCTTCTTAGGGCTTAATGTTATTCTCTCTCAACTGTGTGGGTGTTATAGACATTATACATAAGTAAAGGAGTAACAGTGTATATAAGGGACAGTGATGTAAACGACGTCGTTCTGGGCTCCAGGGACTTATTTGTCTACTTTCCAAATGCTCCATCTCCCTAATGTGCCACGTTGGCAGCCGTCATACCAGGTAAGCAGAAGGGGAGTCACGTCAGACTTTTTCGTTGGGTCTGACGGTGGCTTTTTGACGCAGGGACTGATTCGTCCTATTTTTAAGGAGATCagggatttaaatgtattttccaatggtcagggacgaaaatgtccgcaagGTAAAAGGTtagggacttatttgtccttttctctaaatAAAAAGTAGTTAGCGGGGCAGAAGGTTTCCTTTTACCAAATAAAAGTATAgaaggttaattttttttttttttttaccaaagataggagactcgaaccgcaacctcttaattgagtttgaagagactatgccatttgagctataactcattgataTAGAAGGTTAATTACACGTGATGAAATTGCAGAGGTTATTACATGATTGAGTGACGTTAAGTTCGttcatgaaattatttatttatttttctacatACCCCAACAATTCAAGTGCATATTGCTGATATTGCATTTTGATCACACTCATAAGGCACTATATACTATTataagaacaataataaaagactaacataatttgttatttttaatcattaattaattaataatatttaaaaatattagataaaaataagatattaaacttTTGGACTAAAAATATTGGGCTAATGTGTTgatcaatataaattaaaattattaattcttgaattttttttttgtaattagtatataaatcaaatcaaatttactGTGCTTGATCGGTTAGTTCTTTTGTCCGTTTAAGTGATGagagtttaaatattattttgtatatatagcaATTTATTAGTCAACGACAGAATTATTAAATGAAGCTCAAATTTAcgataaaataattattagtttACCATACTGAAAAATATGggacaaaaacaaaattatataaaTCAAATGTCTAACCCACAACCTTTATTTTTCAGCAAAGAACAAAATCCTAGTTACGTGCTGATGATACCACTGAATATAATCCTCCTCCTTAAAAAACGACAACTCCCAAGTCCCACTCATCACGAAACTCATGCACTCACCTTCTAGCAAATATCATGAACCATCCAAAAACCATTATCTCAGCAAAAATGTCACTGGGAGAAGACGACCAAACCATAACCGATAAGGCTAACCAACCACATGCACTGTCACATCCCTCCTCACCACCTCCACAACAACCTCTTGTCAAGATGGTGCTCGCCGAGCTTCGAGCTCAGCGTGGAATAGCCCTCCCTCTAGTGGCCATGAACTTGGCTTGGTTTGCCAAGACAGCCATCACTACAGCCTTTTTAAGCCGCCTTGGCGAGCTTAACCTGGCAGCCGGATCCCTCGGCTTGTCTTTCACTAATGTCACCGGATTGTCCGTGTTGAATGGTCTATGTGGCGCCATGGAACCTCTTTGCGGACAAGCTCATGGAGCTAAGAACATTAAGCTCCTTCACAAGACCCTTCCCATGACAACTCTTTTGTTGCTAATGGTAACAATTCCTATATCTTTCTTGTGGCTTAACATTGATAAGATCTTGATTCTCCTTGGCCAGCAACAAGAAATAGCAATTGTGGCCAAATCTTATGTTAGGTATCTCTTACCTAACTTGGTTGTCACCTCATTACTCTGTCCCTTGAGAGCATACTTGAGCTCTCAGTGCATTACCCTGCCTACCTTGTTCTCCTCGGCTATATCGCTCGCTTTTCATGTACCGGTTAACATACTACTCTCCAAGGCCATGGGGCTCCGAGGAGTTGCGATGGCAGTTTGGATAACTGATTTGGTGGTTGTTATTCTGCTGGCTACTTATGTTTGGATTCTTGAATGTAGTAAAAGAAATGGAAGCAGGTGGAAGGAAGGAGGGTGGTGGGATCAGCATATCATCGACTGGATTGTGCTTCTCAAGCTTTGTGGGTCATGCTGCCTCAACACATGCCTTGAGTGGTGGTGCTATGAGATTCTTGTCTTGCTTGCCGGGCACTTGTCGAGTGCGAAGCAATCGCTTGGAGTTCTAGCCATAGTGCTCAACTTTGATTACTTGCTTTACTCAGTGATGTTGTCTCTAGGCACCTCTGTATCCACCCGTGTCTCAAACGAGCTTGGTGCAAACCAACCCGGCCAAGCTTACCGATCAGCATGCGTGTCCATGGCAATTGCCATCATCACAGGAAGCATCGGCAGCTCGGTAATGGTTGCTGCAAGGGGAACTTGGGGTGCAGTGTTCAGCCACGACGCCAGCATTATAAAGGGAGTGAAGAAGATGATGTTGCTGATGGCTTTCGTGGAAGTGTTCAATTTTCCATTGAATATTTGTGGTGGCATAGTCCGAGGAACAGCGAGACCTTGGCTTGGCATGTATGCAAATCTTTGTGGATTCTATTTCATAGCACTTCCTTTGGATTTGGTTTTTGCGTTTAAGCTTCACCTAGGTCTTGCTGGATTGTTGGTAGGGCTCTTGATTGGTGTTGTTAGctgctttatttttttattaacattcATTGCAAGAATAAATTGGATGGATGAAGCTGCCAAAGCTCAAACATTGGTTTGTGCACAGGTGCAGGAAGTTCCAAGACATGACGTAAATCATGTCCATGAAGAAGTTTAGAAGTATGTTCTAACATCCTTATCACCCCTTTAATGCATGTATATCTCCAAATATTTGGTGTGGAGCTGAGAACAAATTTGAAACGTCTCAAACACCCCATGTGTTTCTTTGATCTAggatttttttgtataaaaaactatttttttactcACCATTTCTTGGGCACAAAACCAACTTTTCTCAACAATTGGATCAGGTGTAGAACCTACCTCATCCAATCAACTTGGTATCCAATGAAAATGAGAAACAACACATTGTTTTTTCcctaaaaattattgaaaaaggtGAATCCTCCAAAAAGTTATCAGTGGATACAGTGAGTGGGACGGACTTCATCTTTGGAAAATAGTAAATTAACCAATAGGGCATAAAAAGCCCGTTTATCTAACTATTATACAATTACATCAAATTAATTATCACAATACactcaaatcaaaattatttttttcatagaTCTAAAAGCTCAACATCAATCATCCTTGAAACCGGGTTTAGAAATTAATGATTGCAGCTCTTTAGCTATTTCATCATTAAAGCCAAGGATGGACAATATCTTATGACCAGGGGATTCCACTTCAGACCAAATCCCAAGAAGTATATGG
This window contains:
- the LOC112721431 gene encoding protein DETOXIFICATION 56 isoform X2; this encodes MNHPKTIISAKMSLGEDDQTITDKANQPHALSHPSSPPPQQPLVKMVLAELRAQRGIALPLVAMNLAWFAKTAITTAFLSRLGELNLAAGSLGLSFTNVTGLSVLNGLCGAMEPLCGQAHGAKNIKLLHKTLPMTTLLLLMVTIPISFLWLNIDKILILLGQQQEIAIVAKSYVRYLLPNLVVTSLLCPLRAYLSSQCITLPTLFSSAISLAFHVPVNILLSKAMGLRGVAMAVWITDLVVVILLATYVWILECSKRNGSRWKEGGWWDQHIIDWIVLLKLCGSCCLNTCLEWWCYEILVLLAGHLSSAKQSLGVLAIVLNFDYLLYSVMLSLGTSVSTRVSNELGANQPGQAYRSACVSMAIAIITGSIGSSVMVAARGTWGAVFSHDASIIKGVKKMMLLMAFVEVFNFPLNICGGIVRGTARPWLGMYANLCGFYFIALPLDLVFAFKLHLGLAGLLVQEVPRHDVNHVHEEV
- the LOC112721431 gene encoding protein DETOXIFICATION 56 isoform X1; this encodes MNHPKTIISAKMSLGEDDQTITDKANQPHALSHPSSPPPQQPLVKMVLAELRAQRGIALPLVAMNLAWFAKTAITTAFLSRLGELNLAAGSLGLSFTNVTGLSVLNGLCGAMEPLCGQAHGAKNIKLLHKTLPMTTLLLLMVTIPISFLWLNIDKILILLGQQQEIAIVAKSYVRYLLPNLVVTSLLCPLRAYLSSQCITLPTLFSSAISLAFHVPVNILLSKAMGLRGVAMAVWITDLVVVILLATYVWILECSKRNGSRWKEGGWWDQHIIDWIVLLKLCGSCCLNTCLEWWCYEILVLLAGHLSSAKQSLGVLAIVLNFDYLLYSVMLSLGTSVSTRVSNELGANQPGQAYRSACVSMAIAIITGSIGSSVMVAARGTWGAVFSHDASIIKGVKKMMLLMAFVEVFNFPLNICGGIVRGTARPWLGMYANLCGFYFIALPLDLVFAFKLHLGLAGLLVGLLIGVVSCFIFLLTFIARINWMDEAAKAQTLVCAQVQEVPRHDVNHVHEEV